GGAAAGTTTGGGAATGTTAATTTTGTCACCAGGAAAACTCAATGCATTAGTCCTATACCCCTGGTAGAAGTTAGTCGCCCctcatacatttcaaaataaaatggaagtgtttGGGAATTAGTTTTTTTGGACCACAGATTACTTGTTAAGACCTTGCTCATTTTATcataaataaaatgtgtaaaGGCAAGTTGAAGACATACACCACATATCTAATCTGCCATCTAACCTTCACTCGCTAATCTGTGGTATTTATAGAGTGCTAATCACTAGATTAGGCATTTATCTTCAATGATATAAGACAGACTTAAGTTTAGTATGATAGTGGGCTCCATACTCCGTCAAAATGTTTATCATCTCAACCACTCTTCtcagcaggggagggggctgaaGGGAGGAGTCACCTTTTCAGTGCCACTCTGGAGATGGCACTGCTGGCCAGGAGCATTTTCTAACTTTGCTTTTTCCAAAACTGTGCCCATTTTCTACCTTGCTTTCCAGCATTTTCCACTTGCTGAGCCACAATAAGTGGTATATCTATCtatatttaaaatgacagatgGTGCCTCTCCCAGTGCTGATAAGGGTGCCTGTACAAACACTGGCTCCTTGGTGGGGGAGCTGTAGAAAAATGGCACAATCTGGTATGAGataatttctggtttattttataATCTctacaccccacccccccaaggtGTGCCCTTATAAAAATTGGCCAATTTACCCTTATAAAAATTCACCAATTTTGCTAGTATGAAGAAAGCAAACGATTGATGTTGGGTAGCTTAAAACCTACTCATGTCTCCAGATTCACGCCTCTTTCCACACACTGCTTAAAACCCTTACCTTTAACCAAGGGAGAAATGGCCCCGTAGCAGCACGTCTGCTATGGCGTgcgcagctctgctgcagctgcaaagtGGTGACTGCTCGGGTTTTTAGATGAAGAAGGCTCTGACCTCATGTTACTGAGAGGCAGGATAAAGCTGTTCAAAAATCATGGAAAGAGTTTACTTctccagctggggttttttttttgtttgtttgtttgtttgaaataaccATGAAAGCCCTTTTGGGTTTATTTATGCATTTGCATACATGGAAATCCATTGCTGCTTTAGATTCATAAGAAGCTGAAGAGTTAAGAAATATGATCCTGTGTCACCCCATCTTCTGCCCAAGGAGCATCACTGAGCTGATTATTTACTTTCTGTACTAATTTTTTAGTCTCATATTTGGTTATAGCTCCAGATGGCACGTGTTTGCATTCACATTTGCAACAGCTGAAGTATGGCCAGGCAGCATAAAGTCTCTAACAAAATGTTCTCGGTCTAAAATGAAGACAAACACTCTCCCTTCTTCAGCTAGTGACCAGCACCTGTCACAAAGTCACTTCAAATGCTACTCCGGTGTGTTTGGAAACAAAGAACAGCAGAACATGAGTTAAACATAGATGCCTGGGGTATGTTTTTAGGAAGGGGCTTCTCAGAGCTCCTACTTCACGTCAAGATGTGGGGCAGAAGTTCAGGGGCATTTGCCTTTTCGCTAACTCGGTCACCAGAGCCAAGTTTAAAACAGGCCTAGTTTCAGTGATAGACAACATTTCACTGCAGGGCCTCCTGGGGCAGCTGCCTCTCTATTAATTTGCTACTTCTATTCAAATGGCTATCGTCAAAAAGATGCTGATTTTAGCAGACCTAATCAAGCAAAGtattttaagcacatgcttaacttcaaTCACTTGAGAAGTTCACCTACTGATCTTCAAGATAAGCTAAACATGTTTAAAGTAACTGGATTTATAATTTACGTACCCTTGCTTCAGATATAAGGGCCAAATCCTAGTTTGCCATCGCATTACCTGTGGGAGCATAAGCTAAAGACAGTGTTTCAGAGCTTGTTTCAAAGCTGAGCAGGCTTCAACTTGGGGATGATAATTCCCACTATCTGCCTAGCCAAAGTAGGCAATCTGAATGGTAGCTCTCGGTTCCTCTAGTTGAGAAACAAATACCTTTATTGCTCAAGCCAGATGGTGTGCACCATGGGACAAGGAGGAGATGGAACCCTTCTAGAAAGATACTGGTTTTATTACTGCCTCCTTTTGTCATCATTAAGGCTGTTAGTGAAGTCAGGTGTCCTCAAAAGTACCAGTGACATGAAAGTCATCCAACTCctcccagaaaacaaaatgtataaaagtTATAGAGAAAATCCTGTTCTCAAGTCATATAGATGTTTATAGGCCAATTAAATGTTTGTACGGGAGACCAGAGAGATAAGAGATCACTGAATCAAGGAATATGTGCATGTATCAGACTGCTGTGACAGGATGACCTCAAAAAGGCTGCTGTCAGCTTCCTAGGAAGGCGTTTCCTTCTCGTAGCCCTTATGAAATAATAGCGGAAGATGCTTCTCCAGAAATGCATCTGCCTCCAGTCTCACCTTTTAGGAAAGTAGCAGAGCTCGCATTGCTGCTTAGTAATAGATTAGTTACTATATGCATTGTGCACCAATACATATAGTCCAACATATATATACTTGTATATATAGACACTCTACTGCAAGGACAACGTCAGATTTTCTGCGCCATTGTTAAGTTATGATAGTCTTTTAAACAACTGACAGCATTGAGTGAACTATTCTGAAGAGCAGTGCCTTCAAAGTTTCAGAATATGAATgcttgctgatgatacaaaattATTCAGAGGAAGTCTAGGGTTGTCAGAAGAATTGCAGACGGGCCTTAGGAAAATGGTCAACTAGGTGTCAAATGATAAttcagtgtgtatatatatggcaAAAGATGCACATAGGATAAAACACTCCTGACTCCACTGCTGACTGAGATGAGAGCCTCTGAACTGATGACTATCACTCAGGAGTAAAACTTGGGGGCTGTGACAGTTTCATGGCAACAACAGCTCAGTGGTCAGGAGTGACTTCTGGGAAAGGCAAAACAGAGAACTTCGCTCTGTGCCTGTATAAATCCGTGCTCTCCTGAGTCCTAGATACCGTGTCCTGTTCTGATACTTTCCCCGCGTCCCCTTAGAGAGTATCTTAGGAAAGATACAGGACTAAGAGAGGTTCAAAGAAGGGTAACAAGATGATCAAAGGCATAGTACCActttaaagaaagaacaattttggTAGCTACATCTCTTTAGTTTGGACAAAGGATGACTGTGGGAGTCTTACCgagatttataaaataaagcaagctataGAGAGGGTGAATATACCAGGAATGCCTGTTAGAAAAATATCATTTGCTTCTGCCTCTTAGAACTACACATAATCAAAGGAAATCAATTATGATAAATAGAAATGGTATCCAATACCATATGTTACTGACATCAGGACTCTCTGCATATGACTGATGcagatctcaggaaaaaaaaggtaggaaaggAACCAATTTAATCTGGAGTAGAACTTTAAAAAGCACAATTAATACGAACCGTGAAATGATGACATGAACCATGAGGGTGAAATGATGGTGATCTGTGAAATGGTGCTGATTTCAGCTGaagtcaaagatttttttccttgcagtagAGGAGTTGGGTTCATCAGAGCTCACTGTCCTACCTAGGTTACTGAAACACCACCATGCTCACCAGCAATTAGGAGACAGAACTTCTTTTCACAAGCAAACTCTGCATAAAAATGATTTTCACAAGCTCGGTCTCTCTCTTTCCAGTACAGCCATTAGCCAATCTACATAACTCTTGCAGAACCTCAGATGGCGATAGCCCCGCAACTGGAGTTCATTCCACTGAACCTCAGCCCAGCTAGAATTTTACAGTGAGAATATGAAGAATGGGACTTTCTGGGGACTTCTTCGTTGCTGTGTCCTTTAACCTAAAAAGCTCTTTGATAACCCAGCAATGGACAACAGTAGAGAGCTGCTGAATGGATGGAGAGGTGGACAGGCAAACCCCATCAGATGTTCAGTGCTCTGGGCCCCCTTGACCTTCACTGCAGTTAGTGGTATTTGCACCTCAGCAGCACTACACTTCTAGATTGCTCAACTTTGGAGCAGTCATCTCTTCCTGCACTTTTTATCTCCTCAGAAGGGGAAAATTTTGCAACATAAATATCATGGAGAggtaaataaatggaaattttaaaatggcCCAGCATGGAAAAACCAAACAATTGTATCTAGCAAAGGCCAAATTTGTGGCTATGCATCTGATGGGATGGCCTTTACACACCTAAGGCTTGGAGATCTAACAGAAGTAGCTCTTGGAGCTGTTgtttttaatgctcattttttGTTAAGACATGCTAAGAGCCCAGATGGTAGGAATGCATAAACATTATGCTTGGTGAAAAAACTTAGTACCTCTTCCCCTATATAAGAGCAAGCAAGAGAGTGTGAAGTAACAAAAACCTGAAGTATCAATTTCTTCTTATTAAGGCTGAGTTCCTTGCATTCCTGCTACTTAATTTTCCCTGATGTCGACTGAAGAGTTGACAATTCTATCATTCAGCTCTTGCTCTGCTACAAAAGTTCACACGTACAACAGTACAAATTGCcattttgctctctttcttcttcagttttatttccacAGCTTGCATGAAGAATATTTAATTATACAGCAAGTCTGGGAGAAGTCCACATGTTCTGTGTTTGAAATTATCATATGTGAAGTGCAGGAGATGATAACATTGTCATGAGCTATAGCAGCTGACTTTCTCTAAAGTTTCTCTCAAATCTCCCAGGAATGTGAAATAATTCCTATACATGGGATTTCTATCCCCAGGAATTTCACCTGTGAGCTCCTTGACATAGGTGTCACATCCAATTAGCTACAGTGTAAAGTATGAACACTGTTAAGTGCTCTGTGAAAAGTAATGGTAGACATCCACGGTGTCTTCAGGTGGCTCCttttaacaagaaataaaagcatctaCTCAAGGGACTGCTACCACAGCACCGTTCATAAGTATAAATGTATTTCTGTGCACTCCAGAGCATTAGCTAGTGGGCAGAGTCAGTGTATCAATAAAAATATAGACAACTTGTTCCTTCTTCACTTCTGGTGTCGTAGTCTTCACTGCGTTTCCCCTCAGGGGCAGGTTGTACACGTTATATAGCTGGCCTTTGCAAAAATGCCACTGCTGGTGGCACCAGCAGAGAGCCACTGGCGTGGTGGCAGAGGCCAggcacagcctgcctgcaccGGGGCACAGCCGTGAgcctcccgctcccccggggctgcggcagccctgCGCGACACCGGCAGCTTGCAGCCCCGCCTCGTTCGAAACAGCCCCGCCTGGTGCAAATAAAGTTCAAGGTAACTTTACAGATCAGGGTCATATCACTTTTCAACCGCCCGTGTATATAAAAAGCACACGATGCCTCGCCGTGTGGCAGAAATGCTCTCCCCTGCTGTTGTTGCATAGCTCCATGCGCACTGTTTCCTCCCACGGGGAACTCTGGCTCTATGGCTACCGAGATCCCAGCTGAGAAATCTGGGAAATGTCAGTGTGAGACACACCATGCTAAGAGCATCCTGTACCAGCTCCTTAACAAAGAGCATGGAAGTGAGCCCAAGTGGCACCAGCAGTACCGCAGTCCCCACTGCTCCACGGGAAGCAAGGGCTGCTCTTGTATGGACAGGAGAAGAGCTGTCCTGGATATACCAGAAGCCACGTGCAGAAGAGCTTCTGAAGTGCTCTTCAAGACTTTAACTTTTATTAGAAACTTGCCTTCTTTTTATCACGTGCCTTGGGAGGATCAGCTTGTCCTCATACAGCAGAACTGGGCCCCTCTTTTTGTCCTGGGCATGGCACAAGAAGGGGTGGATTTTGACCTGAGAGAGATTTCAGCCCCTAGTTTattgaaaaaaatcctcctcaATCAGTCTTTGACAGCTAGCAATGAACTGGGCAGCTTGTCACTGGGAGCATCTTTAGCAGAAGTTCAGAAGATGAAGAATTTATTGTGGAAATTCTGGGACCTGGACATAAGTGCAAAAGAATATGCCTATCTTAAaggaattattctttttaattctggTAAGTCCTCCTGGAAATCACACAGATGATTATGTGCCTAGAAGGACATTTGgcattttcatttgcatataGACAAATGTTTAGTTTTATGCTTTTCCATGAATATAGCTAAAGGTTCTCAAAAATCTGTATTCCACAATTTAATGATTTTCTGCCTGAAGTAGTTTATTTAGGTTCCTTGGATGTGTGCAGTAGGTCACCCACTGTAAGCCAAAACAGCTTCTATTAGACAAATTTTAAGTCTTAAAGAATTAACCACGTCACTTCAAACTGATTTCCAGTTCAAAGGTAATACAGCAGCCTCACCTGTAGTACAGCAAAGGAGAGATGGTACATGGGTACATGATGTGAGTATTAGAAGTATTTTAACAAAGACTTCCTCTGTAGCAAGAACACTGGAGAAGACAAAATAAGCTGTATCATCCGATTTTCATCAATGAGGCAAAAGGATACTGTGTTGAGGTTACAcagccttttttttatttatttatcctttagTACTTATACATTCAAAGCCTGGGGCAGCAGTCACGGAGCGAACTCAGGCTAGTGATTGCATCTTCTCACTTCTGGTGCCAAGTTCAGCCTCTTTAGGAAGGAAGGTTGCCTAGGTCAGCGCCACGAAGTGCGTGAGTCATTAAAAGCCGAGCTCTAAGTCCactaaagtaaatggaaagacTTATTGACTCCAGCCTGCTCTGGCTCAGCTCCCTGACTCCTTCCACAGCCATCACGTGTTGGCTGCGCTATCAGCAGTGTGCTATACTTGGGACTGCACCAAAAGGATACTTGAATGCTTCAGTTATTCCATGATATTTCTTGTGGTGAATGGTTTATAGGCTGCTCAAAGGCTCTAGTGACTTTGTATTTGTTTCCAATAGGATTCAAATTCTGATTCTTGAGATGTAATGTCATCCAGATGTTTGGTATTGTCTTGTGTGTCTATGCTGCAGCATCAAACCAGTGGAGTTTGTTTCAGTGCaacttattttctcagtttttcacAATAAAATCAGGCCGAAAGAAACCACCGGTTATATCCGGGGTGATGATAAGAGGAGAAATCCCTCATCCGCAGCAGCTTACACAGTTTAACTAGCAGGCATTTTTATTATCTCTGTGGATCAAATGTGATTTTTCActgaaggagaaagcagcagaagcagtgtTATGTTCCGGATTTGTGCCTTCTAatgcctgctgcttccctggggtGCCATACTGCAGACACCGTCCAGAGTTTCAGGGGGACTCCCTAGTTCCTAGGTGGGATGACCCTATTCTCTGCAGGCGCctttctccacgggctgcagaaGGCACCTGGGAGGACTTCAGTTAAGCCTAGGTTGGCTCCAGATGAAACAAAGAGTTTCAGTCTAACTCTGGGCTGAAACAGGTACTCAGGGCTTATACACAGCCCAAACTGCCCTTTCTCTACCTTTGTTTGTTGCAAACAAATCCGTACAGCTGTCGTTTCAcaatttttaatagtttttgaaCACTTTCCACCAaactcagaaaatgttttctacatACACGCAGCACATTTTCAGCTGCCCTCTTAGTTTTGGCTTGATGTTTGGTCAAATCTGAGTATTTTGCAGGCCTCAGTTCCAAGAGGATTTCAGGCAGCCATCAGCACCGACAACGCTAAACCCTCTCCTGGATCACGGAGTACCTCGTGTGGGCTCCCACCCTGAATGTTTTACTCCTGTTAGGACCACCAAAACTGGCTGAGGCAAAGGGGAAGGACCAGGCACAGAGCAGTCCAGAGCTGGGTTATGGGTTGGAGTTCAACAGGACACCCAGAAATGCAGCTGTAGCAGCACAGCTAGGCCAGTGCTGGGGCAAGAAGCACGACAAAACAAGTATGGCAGAGCTTTGCTTGCGCCCTACGTGATCTCTTGTGGCATCGAGATAGTGCTTACTAtcataaaaaaatccctttggggACAGGGTGGCAGGCAGCATGGAGTGTAGGTCCTCCCACTAAAGCACAATCTGCCCAGTACTTCTGTGCAGGAGGCTCTGGCTGGGTTACTGATTGACCACATCTGGGCCAGCAAGAACCTGCGAAGGAGAAAGCGTGCGCCCAGCCCCTGAGGGGAAATAGGCAGCCCTGCATCAACCCAATCCAGACTCTCCAGAACATACTGCCATCCCTGCTCTTCGCAGGGGTGCTTTGGCTAGGTGGCTTCGGAGAGGTGAACGTGTGTATGGGTGAAGGGTCCAGCTGCCAGAAGGCCTTCTCTAGGACCCAGGCAGTAAGTCAAAGGAAGGAGCAGGTAGGACTGTCCCACCACGCATGAGCAGCACAGAGTGAGCTGAAactgctcttgctgcttttgaCAACTGTCTGAAAAGCAATGGGAACTGCACAGTGAAGAGGTGGGAATCAGGAAAAACAGTGTTGTTATTGTATCagtgccatatatatatatatatttatggagttatatatacatatataacacTCCATCAAGGCTGTGACAGGACTTCTGTTAAAAAAGACGCTCTTAGGTTTACAGTTCAGCTGGAAACATGTGTTTGACTGAATATTATTACAACAGATCTCAGAACAAGAAGTTTCTCATTATTCGTAAATTAAAACCAGTGTTTGATTACATACAAAAGAAGACCAAATAGGGAAATTAAACAAATTTGAAGGGATACAGGCAATTGCAATGTCATCCTGAATATACAAAATCCTGACAACTTCCTTTCCATGAAAAATTTAACACTTGGAACCATCCTCACAGCTTGCAGCTGGTGGTAATCCTGGGGGAGAAGATGATTTTTCCAAACCTTTCATTTCTGGCTAGCCTGATTGCAGGCTTTCCTGAGGCTTCTTCTCCTCTGGCAGTGATGTCTAGGGAGAAGAGAGCTGCTGAAGACTGACAAAGGGCAGCCAGccacagactgaaaaaaacccaaccaggtTGGTTTTGCCCTAGTACAGGGCACTAGGCAAGAAGGCAGAACCTCCCACAGTTAAACGAATGATCCTGTGTGAAACACTCCCCGGTCTAAGCTATGCAGATCCCATCCCAGGGAGGTACGGAGTCAGTCACTGTAAAAGATGCTAAACAGGCCTGGAGTGTGTGCTGAGAGACAGGTTAAAATAAGAcatgggaggcaggagaggcagaagtCAAAACCTGGGGATTCATGCTACCCTTGTCCAGGCTGCAGCaattctgggaaagaaaagatggtGTTATCCTCAGGCGGTGAGGACAGGAGGCAACAGGTTGCTGAGAGCTACGTGACAAGGCAATCCCACCAGAGGCAAAAGATAAACACAGGGTGTCCTTTGAACTGAGCCCTGGCACCCGCAAAGACCCTCAGTGAGCCGACAGGTTTGAAGTCATGCGCTACGGGAGGTATGTGATTGAGGCTCAAGACCATGACTCCATAGGGCAGAGATCTCTCCCTCTTCAAAAATGGCTGAGGAAAGGGAGTACAAAAGCAGGAAATACAATTCTCTATCCTACTCCTGTGGGTGCCGATACATCTCACAGAGAACCTTCATGCTCTTTTTAGACTGTAAATGAATATATCTAGATAGCATGGTGAATCATAGTGCCCCAGCTTAGTCTAGCAAGCAGAGGAAACAATAGGAGGGAGATGGGACTGGGTAGGCTGGAAACCTATGTCTTCAGCCTGCCAGCCTGCTCGCTGCTCCAAACCACCGCCTCCATCTTCCTGATGTTACCTACCTATTTTAGATTAGGGCTGGAATGTTTCCACCTACTCAGGCTACGGTCTCAGCATCATTTGGTGGGTAGACAACACTCTAAAGCTTCTTCTCCATCTGTACTGAGTCAAAGTTACCTCCTGTTACCATTTCAAAGCTGAATTTAATGTAACGGGCTAGATTCCAATATGCTTACAATGCTGCTCAATGTTCTTCCAAATTATTGAACTATGCAtatcttctttttccaaaaagtATGTTTAGaaagtttttattgttttctagaGAAAGTAGTACTATAAGCTAGAAAGCCAGACACCCATCATTATGAAGGGCACAGAATGAAAGTATTTACTcaagatttattattttactttttgttttgacAGGATGCCACGTCCTAAAATGTCTCCCCTATGTACAAACACTGCAGCAGGAAGCTCAGCAAGCCTTGATGGAGTTTATCTCAATGATGTTCCATAGAAACCTAGGCAGGTTTGCTTGGATTCTTCAGCTAATCGCCTCTCTTCGAGACATTGATGCAGATGCTATTGAAGAGCTCTTCTTCAGGCCCATCCTAGGAGAGGCCACCCTAAATGTATTACTTCTAGAAGCCCTATATATCAAGCCAGACTAGCTTTGAAAACAGATGACATCGGTTCTCTCAAATACCTATTTCTGAAGAGATGATTTTATGAGCTAAACACATTTCAAACAAATCATTGATGCATTTTTGTAAGCCATATATCTTTTTTGTACGATGAAgtaattttgtaacattttagaattaaaagcagagaaatctAAGCATTTCATGATTCTGTGTGCTTTCAAAAACCTTTAGTCTAACCTATTCAAAGACTGTCTAGGGGCACCAGCATACTTTCCAGTTGTACTAGGTTCAACCGTATTATTTCTAGTGAGCATTTTTATAGCTGTTTAAAACTATACTATATGCTTTTGGCTTTCCAGAATTTCTTGCTTTCAGGAAAAGGGCCAGTGGTAAATTTTATGCAGTGCATCACCAATTGAAGATGAATAGATACATAAAAGGCTGATCAATGGTAAAATCAGTATAAATCCTTCCTTTACCTGGGATGTCATTCCCTAATCCCAACCCCTTTTCTGTTCCACTGAGAACTCTAGTCCTTGGCTGTAGTTGCTTGATGGAGCTCCCCCTTACTATCCGCTTTCTTATAGGTTCCTTTTCTAAGTCTTGCAGTAAACTGTGGGCATTAAATCCCTCTCCCATTATTTACAAAGTCCTTCCCTGACTAAGAAACTGAACAATATGACTCAAAAATTTGTTGACTAGACAAAAGCTGTTGTTCAGGATTGTTTTCAGGATGGAAATAACAAAGGCTGAAGGCTACTGTGTTATGCCataagcagcagaactaatgTAGACCAGTTTCCTACATATTTAAGATCTTTCCCCCTTAGCTCTCCCTGCACCATTTTATAATTACCCTCACTTCCCTCCAAACAGATGGCAGATGTTCCTTGGACAGCAGAAATGCTTAAATATGGTTTCCTACAGATGTGTACAATCTGTTCATCTCTCACTGCAAGAGTTCCACGTCTCCACCTCCAAGTGTGCTATGGCATGCCCCACAACATCTTGCTGTCTCCTATCTGTCtggctggagaaaaggcagcatgTGTTGGGGTTGGCGCCAAGCTATGTGTGTGCCGACTGGTCATCTGTCAAGATAAAAAAAACATTGATCTTCTTACACTTTAGCTGCACTAAGGGAAGCTATTGGTATCTCTTTCCTGTCCCATCCCTCTCCCAATGGTTTCCATGAAACGTAGAGGAATTAATTTCTGAGTTTTTTCAGTAGAGGGTCCAATCTAGTTTTGTTTGGCAAGGGGGCTCAAATTCACCAAATGGGGACTGGCAGGCAGGTAGACAGACAGGAGGACAAAGAGTATGATAGCTTAATCCATGCT
The Mycteria americana isolate JAX WOST 10 ecotype Jacksonville Zoo and Gardens chromosome 3, USCA_MyAme_1.0, whole genome shotgun sequence genome window above contains:
- the LOC142408147 gene encoding nuclear receptor subfamily 0 group B member 2-like, with protein sequence MATEIPAEKSGKCQCETHHAKSILYQLLNKEHGSEPKWHQQYRSPHCSTGSKGCSCMDRRRAVLDIPEATCRRASEVLFKTLTFIRNLPSFYHVPWEDQLVLIQQNWAPLFVLGMAQEGVDFDLREISAPSLLKKILLNQSLTASNELGSLSLGASLAEVQKMKNLLWKFWDLDISAKEYAYLKGIILFNSGCHVLKCLPYVQTLQQEAQQALMEFISMMFHRNLGRFAWILQLIASLRDIDADAIEELFFRPILGEATLNVLLLEALYIKPD